The Deltaproteobacteria bacterium genome window below encodes:
- a CDS encoding carboxypeptidase regulatory-like domain-containing protein, with translation MTSTPRRNRGPAIVLAIAIVGALLWWWQRGRIATPDDGDGSEPAIAERDGRAGWRPAGATEAPAPIDLRAPPWLRTAASIAGFVRDEAGHGIAGAQVCAKASGPRLPSEVTAEPRCTSSGSTGAYLLDALPPVRVEVSASAPTYQPGQHQPADRRRDFVELTPGQARGGIDIVLRSGGVEVHGVVKDLAGGVIEGALVSSRGAWWGNGGSRGAAWARSDDEGRFSLWLAPGEQRLWATAEGYADAHQGGVAPGFTFELRLSPESVLAGRVIDVDGTAVADAEVTPGGEDVWGDARTLTDAEGRFRLTRLEPGRYKPMARHARGVGQVGNSVRLGVGETREGLAITVHPAASVRGRVVIAGEQPTPCDLASVSLQGEHAGNAGDAATTADGEVEIPGLLPDTYRVQVRCEGKLARPKYEPIVLADADSEGHVWEVDAGAALRGRVQDASGAAVPGASLWAAPADNAGRGQQAFAAAVSDPSDGSFELAGLLPGRYDLHVSADGFVESVPPPQATIPETGDGDITLTLQRGGVIEGRVVDEHGQAVAGATVRVSGLRWRNSASTGDDGHFRIDAVEAGEHRVFATEDWQAQMRAPGSSDDDVQGERVTVRDGEVARVELRVESQSGRIRGRVVDDTGGPVDDAFLTSTRESDSAATAAAGNRERARWGGWDRPPVLTDADGEFTLEQLAAGKHTIVAMRKGGGEGVVEHVEVGSTGVVVTIAAGGRIAGTVGSSSGASPTRFTIHASDDAQGIARSETFFHAGGTWSIDDLPPGKYQVRAESDDGSAQTEVALAAGEVKSGVKLELTPLVDVRGTVVDLETGEPVAGLQVLISARAGGFSFSFGQDGERENVTDDGGAFTVEHAPSGKVTIMVVPRSFGGDTPYGWTRIAAQIPGDAASYELPPLRVAKRRTKRGQRPGDLGFELAESPPDQVDEAVTKTVAVVRPRGPAAVAGLAVGDEIVAVDGHDVRGVEGYRYPALVGIPEGQRVTLELAGGRTVAIVAGPPI, from the coding sequence GTGACGAGCACTCCGAGACGAAACCGTGGACCCGCGATCGTGCTGGCGATCGCCATCGTCGGCGCCCTGCTGTGGTGGTGGCAGCGAGGGCGCATCGCAACCCCGGACGATGGCGACGGCAGCGAACCCGCGATCGCCGAGCGCGACGGGCGGGCGGGATGGCGCCCGGCCGGCGCCACCGAAGCACCGGCGCCGATCGATCTGCGTGCGCCCCCGTGGCTGCGCACGGCCGCCAGCATCGCGGGCTTCGTGCGCGACGAGGCCGGCCACGGCATCGCCGGCGCGCAGGTCTGCGCGAAGGCCTCGGGCCCACGCCTGCCCTCGGAGGTCACCGCGGAGCCGCGCTGCACGAGCTCGGGCTCGACCGGCGCGTACCTCCTCGACGCACTGCCGCCGGTGCGCGTCGAGGTCAGCGCATCGGCACCGACCTACCAGCCGGGCCAACATCAACCCGCCGATCGACGCCGGGACTTCGTCGAGCTCACGCCCGGCCAGGCCCGCGGTGGCATCGACATCGTGCTTCGCAGCGGCGGCGTGGAGGTCCACGGCGTCGTGAAGGATCTCGCCGGTGGTGTCATCGAAGGCGCACTGGTGTCGTCGCGCGGCGCGTGGTGGGGCAACGGTGGCAGCCGCGGTGCGGCGTGGGCCCGCAGCGATGACGAGGGCCGCTTCTCGCTGTGGCTGGCCCCGGGAGAGCAGCGGCTATGGGCAACCGCCGAAGGCTACGCCGACGCCCATCAAGGCGGCGTCGCACCCGGCTTCACGTTCGAGCTGCGGCTGTCGCCCGAGTCGGTGCTCGCCGGGCGTGTGATCGACGTCGACGGCACCGCCGTCGCCGATGCCGAGGTGACGCCCGGGGGCGAGGACGTCTGGGGCGACGCACGCACGCTCACCGACGCCGAGGGCCGCTTTCGCCTCACGCGGCTCGAGCCCGGGCGCTACAAGCCCATGGCCCGCCACGCCCGTGGCGTCGGACAGGTCGGCAACAGCGTGCGCCTCGGCGTCGGCGAGACCCGCGAGGGGCTCGCGATCACCGTGCATCCGGCCGCCAGCGTCCGCGGCCGCGTCGTCATCGCGGGCGAGCAGCCGACGCCGTGCGACCTCGCGTCGGTGTCGCTGCAGGGTGAGCACGCCGGCAACGCCGGCGACGCCGCCACGACCGCGGACGGCGAGGTCGAGATCCCCGGCCTGTTGCCCGACACCTACCGCGTGCAGGTGCGCTGCGAGGGCAAGCTCGCGCGACCCAAGTACGAACCCATCGTGCTCGCCGACGCCGACAGCGAGGGCCACGTGTGGGAGGTCGACGCCGGCGCGGCGCTGCGGGGTCGTGTGCAGGACGCCAGCGGCGCGGCGGTCCCGGGCGCCTCGCTGTGGGCCGCGCCGGCCGACAACGCCGGCCGTGGCCAGCAGGCCTTCGCCGCGGCCGTGAGCGATCCGTCCGACGGGAGCTTCGAGCTCGCCGGGCTGCTGCCGGGGCGCTACGACCTGCACGTCAGCGCGGATGGCTTCGTCGAATCGGTGCCGCCGCCGCAGGCGACGATCCCCGAGACCGGCGACGGCGACATCACCCTCACGCTGCAGCGCGGCGGCGTGATCGAGGGCCGGGTGGTCGACGAGCACGGCCAAGCGGTCGCGGGAGCGACCGTGCGGGTATCGGGTCTGCGGTGGCGCAACAGCGCCAGCACCGGCGACGACGGCCACTTCCGCATCGACGCGGTCGAGGCCGGTGAACACCGGGTGTTCGCGACCGAGGACTGGCAGGCGCAGATGCGGGCGCCGGGCAGCAGCGACGACGACGTCCAGGGCGAGCGTGTGACGGTGCGCGATGGCGAGGTCGCGCGCGTCGAGCTCCGCGTCGAGTCGCAATCGGGTCGCATCCGCGGACGCGTCGTCGATGACACCGGCGGCCCCGTCGACGATGCGTTCTTGACCTCGACACGCGAGAGCGACAGCGCCGCCACTGCGGCTGCGGGCAACCGCGAGCGCGCGCGCTGGGGTGGCTGGGATCGACCGCCGGTGCTGACCGACGCCGATGGCGAGTTCACGCTCGAGCAGCTGGCGGCGGGCAAGCACACCATCGTCGCGATGCGCAAAGGCGGCGGCGAAGGTGTCGTCGAGCACGTCGAGGTCGGCAGCACCGGCGTGGTCGTGACGATCGCGGCGGGTGGCCGCATTGCGGGCACCGTCGGCTCGAGCAGCGGCGCCAGCCCGACGCGATTCACCATCCACGCCAGCGACGATGCCCAGGGCATCGCCCGCAGCGAGACCTTCTTCCACGCCGGCGGCACCTGGAGCATCGACGACCTACCGCCGGGCAAGTATCAGGTCCGCGCCGAGTCGGACGATGGCTCGGCGCAGACCGAGGTTGCGCTCGCCGCTGGCGAGGTGAAGTCCGGCGTGAAGCTCGAGCTCACGCCCTTGGTGGACGTCCGCGGCACGGTCGTCGACCTCGAGACCGGCGAGCCCGTCGCGGGTCTCCAGGTGCTCATCTCGGCCCGCGCGGGCGGGTTCTCGTTCTCGTTCGGCCAAGACGGCGAGCGTGAGAACGTCACCGACGACGGCGGCGCGTTCACGGTCGAGCACGCGCCGTCGGGCAAGGTCACGATCATGGTGGTGCCGCGCAGCTTCGGCGGCGACACGCCGTACGGCTGGACCCGCATCGCCGCGCAGATCCCCGGCGACGCCGCGTCCTACGAGCTGCCCCCGTTGCGGGTCGCGAAGCGCCGGACCAAGCGGGGCCAACGCCCAGGCGACCTCGGCTTCGAGCTGGCCGAGTCGCCGCCCGATCAGGTCGACGAAGCGGTCACGAAGACCGTCGCGGTGGTGCGGCCGCGTGGGCCGGCGGCGGTGGCGGGGCTCGCCGTCGGCGACGAGATCGTCGCGGTCGACGGCCACGACGTGCGCGGCGTCGAGGGTTATCGCTACCCTGCCCTCGTCGGGATCCCCGAGGGCCAGCGCGTCACGCTCGAGCTCGCGGGCGGACGCACGGTTGCGATCGTCGCGGGTCCGCCGATCTGA